A window of Ruminiclostridium herbifermentans genomic DNA:
TTATAAATATAATTATAGTCTTCGACAAATAGCTTTGTAATTACTTTGCTCTGCTTTTAAGCTTAGAAGTGGCTTCCCTTATCAATCCCAAGTATTGTAACTTACTTTTTGTAATTCTAATGATTAGTCTAAATAATAGAAATGGATTAGATGAACTTAAAACATATAGATTCCTATATGATAAAAAATGATATTTTATCACATAGGCTTTAAATAGCAATTGACTTAATAAAGAGAGATACAATTCATTTTTGACTGAGAATTGAGAATAATTGATGACAGATTTGATTTTTGTAACCTAATATTTTTACTTTCAGTTTTCTATTGAATATTCAAACAAATTTCTATATTGCTCTAAGCTTTTTAGTGGCTCAAGTTCCTTATCATCTTTCATATATTCTTCAAGTTCCTTGCTCAAACTAACAGCTTTAACTAAATCACAAATTGCCTGTTCAAACTTTTCTTGATGCACATAAAAGCAAGCTCTATTATAAAATAAAAATGAAGAGTTTGGGCAGTTATTTGTGCCCTTTGATATTATTTCTATAGCTTTCTCATAGTCATTTTGCTCTACATATATAATAGATAAATTTAAATATGTATATGGATACTTCTCATTCTGTTCCATTGATTTAACATAATACTCTATTGCTTTATTTGAATATCCAAGTTTATTCATAATAACACCGGCATTAAACAATGCCCTGTAATTATCTGGCTCAAGCTTCAAACCTTTTCTTATCGAAGCTAAGGCCTTATCATATTTGCCTAAATCTTCATAAACGGCAGCAAGATTATTATATGCCCAAAAGTGGTCTGGCTCTAATTCGATAGCCTTTTCGTAATATTCTGCTGCTGTTTCCTTTTCACCACTTTCATCTAATACATTAGCTAGAAAAAAATATGCTTCAACATACTCCGGATCTATTTCAATAGCACGTTTATATGAGAAAATAGCATTAGTGTAATCCTTCTTGTCATCATAAATAATTGCCATTCCATAGTGCGCCCTAGCCTCTAATGGATTTATTTCAACTATCTTTTCATATAACAATAGCGCTTCATCTTTTCTTCCTAATATATCAAGATTTACAGCTATATCTAACAATATCCCTATAAAATCGACATTTAAACTTTTCTTTATATATATATCTAATGCTTTATTATAAATTTTTATTGAAAACTTAGGAATTATATCAACTAATAAGCCAGCAATAAAATATAAAACTTTGTAATACTTTAAATATGAAATAGTCATTATATTCTGCATAAATATTAATACAACTTCTCCAATACATTTAATGTCTAACAGTTTACTTTTTTGTTACATAATGCTATAGTATATTTTACTATTGTTTGTAACATATTGTCAATAAACATATTTTTTTCTTATTTGCTAAAGTCAACCAGTATAGTTCATTAATTCATCCAATGCATCAAGAAGCTGCTTCCTTGCCCATTTATCACAATTCTCCCACGGGTATCTTCTGTAAGAGCATTCAATAACCATTATCAAGAATAAATAGATGCTATACATTATTGAGCGAACTTTCTCATCTTCTTCTAGGTATGACCTGCCAATAAAGCTATTCATAAAAGCAGTATCATGTAAAAGAAAACCACATACAGGTTCTAATAAAATATCCCCATAAATAGCCCGTTCAAAGTCAAGGATGCCCGTGATTTCAGGATTTTGGGGATTAACAAAAATATTTCCTTTCCACAAATCCTTATGCACTAAGGAGGCTTCCTCAACCTTATCCAAAATGTCACTATACTTCTTAATTAAATTGTAAATGGTATTATAATCGTAAGGTAATTTCACTCTAATATCTTTAGCATCATCTAATAATTCCTTTATCATAAATAAGAAGGTCTCACTCCATGTGCTAAATTGCTTTTCCTTTTTTGAAATATCACCAAAAAAATCAGATTTAATACCAGTAATCTGCTTAACGTATTTTCCAAGTTCTGAAGAAATGGAATTTCGTTGCGCCTCATTTAGTTCATCATATATATTGTCAAGAGGCGTTCCTTCAATATATTCCATGAAAAAATACTCATTTTCAATAATGTCCCTATCACCATCATAATATAAGACCTTTGCAACAGGCACATTTACTGAAGAACTTAATTTCTTCAAAACTTCTATTTCATTTTCCATTATATCTTTTTCGTATCTCATTACTTTTACATGCTTTGGAGGCGACACTTTTAATACTATTTTGCGACTCCCCTCTATAGTCAAACAATAGGCTGTATTAAAAAAACCTTCTTTTATTTCTTTTATTTTATTTATCGCTGTATTCTCTCCGAATGCCTTTTTGACTATACTAACTATATTTTCATTCGAAATATTTGTTTTTGTTATACTGCTCATGCGTATTTACTCCTAATCAAAGAAAGTTAATTTTTTACATTATTAACAGATGTCTATTTTAATAATACTACAATTCATATGTTAATAATACTAATCAATAACAAATTGCATAAATATTTTGTATAAAAACATACTTTTTTAGGTAAACACCTGAACTAAATTATTTTAAAACAAAAGCAGAAGAATTCAATATCTCTTCACAGCAATAAACTTTCTACTTTTTGGGCAAATTTCTACTTTTTGGGCAAATATTTTTAATATATACTTTTCCTATTTTATCAAGAGAAATAGTATAATATTTCGTACAAAATAATAGACCCATGGAGGTACAAATTTCTACCATCTTGAGTCTAATTAAGTTGCAAAGTTAATAGCAATTATTAAGATATCATACATCCTTAATAATAATTGCTATTTTACAATAAATACATATATGTGTCAAATAGGAAAAGCACATTAATCCATTATTTCGCTATTCTCAAAAATCCCTCTGCTTAAAAAAGCAAGCAAAGTACTAGTAAGCAAATTAGTCAGCAATAAGCATGCTGCTGTAACTAACATATTAGGTATATCATTTAATACAAATGAAACTACAACTATTACTACAATAGCAGGAATAAAGGTAGCTAAAGCAAAACACATTCTCATAAAGGTTACTGCTACAGCATTAGCACTAGGCCCAATCATTCTATATGTTAACACTTCTGCAAATATAAATAAAACAACAAAACTCGCAAATATCAACAAATAACCTATTAAATTTACAGGTTCTAGTTTATAAACTAAACCAGCTATAGTAATTGAGATTACTCCACTTATTAAAGTTTTAGTTAGTCCTGGCAAAATTGATACAATCAGCTTACTGAATGAAGATGCTGGAATTAAAA
This region includes:
- a CDS encoding phosphotransferase family protein: MSSITKTNISNENIVSIVKKAFGENTAINKIKEIKEGFFNTAYCLTIEGSRKIVLKVSPPKHVKVMRYEKDIMENEIEVLKKLSSSVNVPVAKVLYYDGDRDIIENEYFFMEYIEGTPLDNIYDELNEAQRNSISSELGKYVKQITGIKSDFFGDISKKEKQFSTWSETFLFMIKELLDDAKDIRVKLPYDYNTIYNLIKKYSDILDKVEEASLVHKDLWKGNIFVNPQNPEITGILDFERAIYGDILLEPVCGFLLHDTAFMNSFIGRSYLEEDEKVRSIMYSIYLFLIMVIECSYRRYPWENCDKWARKQLLDALDELMNYTG
- a CDS encoding tetratricopeptide repeat protein, whose translation is MTISYLKYYKVLYFIAGLLVDIIPKFSIKIYNKALDIYIKKSLNVDFIGILLDIAVNLDILGRKDEALLLYEKIVEINPLEARAHYGMAIIYDDKKDYTNAIFSYKRAIEIDPEYVEAYFFLANVLDESGEKETAAEYYEKAIELEPDHFWAYNNLAAVYEDLGKYDKALASIRKGLKLEPDNYRALFNAGVIMNKLGYSNKAIEYYVKSMEQNEKYPYTYLNLSIIYVEQNDYEKAIEIISKGTNNCPNSSFLFYNRACFYVHQEKFEQAICDLVKAVSLSKELEEYMKDDKELEPLKSLEQYRNLFEYSIEN